CTCATATATTTGGATTCTGGATCTTTAAGAGGATATAAGCACTCGGATATAGACACGCCAGTATGGTGACACTTTCATTAGtgtcttttttccatttcgtcTTTGGATATGAAAGCAGAATCTTGGATCTGTTCTCCATATGAGctaaatttcatcattttagaaatatttagGGTGTTAGTTTTTCAATGTCAAATGTGATTAAATCGACATATATGTTTATCCTATACATTAGTCGCTTTTAGACAAATGTTTCTGGGGTGTATGACTGCCCACCAACAGAACCGGGTGCAGTGCTTCTCAGGGAAATTGGTGAGTCTGATTATAGTGCCATAACTCATGCTGGGTCCAGTATCTGATCAAGTTAGCTTCACTCACTCTCGTATTGCAGCTGTGCACGAAGATGGGAGCTGTTCGGTGCAGCAACCTAAACTGCAAGACGAAGGTCAGtgaagaaatataaatgaaactGTAACTTAGTCCTAATAGATGCCAAACAATAAACCTCTCTTGTATGAATCCTTGCAACTTTAGATAAAACTTACAAGAAatgactttatttttttaactcaaCAATAGATTTTCGACAGTTGAAATAACAGTAGCAGCACATGATACAATTGATGGCATGGTCACCAAAAATAACAGAAGCTGCTATGATTGCCAAATTGGGAATCGATGTCTACATAGTGAAGGTAATTTACTCAAACCAGTGTTTggttttcttatatttcattttccttgtGTATTACAAACCAACATGCTTCCCGGTCCGACCACGCAGGCAGCAATGGAACACTCAGCAAGGGCTCTAAAAGGACCACTCCCAGATAATATACCCAATGACTGGCTTGGGACAGTCATCCGTCTCGCCCACTAGattagaaacaaaaaatggCCATCACGTCGTCAAGGCGTGTTACTTGAATCTTTGCTTGTTAAAACCATTTTATATTGGTGTGAATCTTCCATCTTCGCATTCTCTGAAGCCATCTTCTGATACATGTTCTAAggaactcaaaataaaaataaagtctAGAGTTTTAAACCGACAAAAAGTGGAAATTGGGTCTAAACACCTATGTTCTGCCTCTGTACATCGTTCCACTCGACCAAGTTACTGGTTGGTAAACACCCCACTCAGGCGTGTGTTGTTCTGCGTCTTTCGGACACGAGACACAACCAAGAGGATCGTCATTAAGCCCCACTCGATCAAGTGAGTTGTTTACCAACGACACTCTGGCAAGTGCATTGTTTAAGCCCCACTCGATCAAGTGCAATGTTTCTACCAACCCCACTTAAGCAGGTGTATTGTTCTGCGTCTTCACATGCGAGACGCAATGAAGTGATTGATAATTAATCCCTACTCTATCGAGTGCAACTTGCACATGCCACTCGACGAATGAGATGTTTGACCCACTCGTTGGCTATATCATTTCCTTGTCCCTGACCCTCAATGGGTGTCAGAGGTAACGAGATGCTCAATAACGATCGCCGTAGATTCATCATTGAAGAAACTCATGTACGAACACAACTGCCATAAAGAATCCTATAATAACATATGGAgcttataaattttattttagaagtCTTCACACGTACAatacacaaacaaaaacatcCCATTTCTTTAATGTAAAAAACCATTTGTACACTCACTCTATAAAATCAACACAGCCCAGCACTTGTGAATCTATTAGTTATGGATAGATATAACACAAACTCATCAATAACATACAATTCCCACTAATAATCAAAATACCAACAATATATCATCACCCATCTTATTTAGCAAGCAATTTGGAAATCATACAATGTAAAAACTCATCAATATTCAACACATACATCTAAACACATGGCTACGCAAGAAGACTTGAGTTTTCATCATACCAAATCTAAAATTCCACAGTAATAAACATGACAGGAGTTCAAAGGtgacaaaaatggaaagaggAAATGAAACACAATTGCGACCTAGACAATCCTAATAACAGGAAAGTGGTCTCTTCATCGTCGAGGACACAAACCATCAATAATCCAGTCTGAAGCACCCAGAATAAAAAGATGGTAAATGGTCCTCCCATCATTTACTAAACTAtaattatcatatcatatcaatCCCGAACTACTTGGGACCAATGTCCTTGAGAGCATTAATCTGCTCCTCCCCCATGGCAGACATAACACTCACAACGAGATCCTTCCCTTCAGCAAATCCATCCTTGATCTGCGATTGAGACATAGTTCAACAAGACGTGAGACCGTAAATTCCTACTttaaaaggaaagaaagaCACATTGTCAGAAAAGCTGCTTCACCTGAGTAAGGAGAGCCTCGTCAGTTGGAAGCCTGAGATCATCTTTGGTGTTGCCACTATCAGTCAGCAAGCTCACCtgtggatttatttattatatcacTCTGTGTTAGTCTACTAATCTACGTAAAGCTATTCGAACTTAGGAATCAACGTAAACTAGAAACATACAAATCCATCTTCAGAGATGTCAATAAGCTGGTAGTCAGTGCGGTTAACATGTGGAACCTGGACAGAAAAACCAATATAAGCTTTTCATCATATAGAAAGACATAGATATAGTTCACCTTTCACAACAAGAATAGAATATGCATACATCACAGTTGTGGGAAGAAGGAACGATATCCTCGAGCTTCTTCGAAGTGAAGATGTCAATTGCAACAAAGTGACATTTGGCGTGGCCATGCTTTCCAGTTTTGGAAGTTGAAACCTCAACAACCTGTGGTCAGATcgcaaattaaaatttcaaataaaaacattcaTGCTTATTCTAATCACAATGAATCTCACAAAAATTGTTAGTTTTATCAGCTCAAATATTTTGCACGGGCAATATTCAATAAAGCACAAATAGATGAATTTGTCAAAACATAATGAATCTCACAGAAATTGCTACTTTTATTGGCTCAAATATTTTGCACgagaaaaattcaataaagcACGAATAGATGAACAAGGATATTTGTCAAAGCAAAATGAATCTCACAAAAATTGGTGCTTTTATAAGCTCAAACATTTAGCACAGGCATATATTCAACAAATCACGAATTGATGAAGCAAATTAATCGAAATTTAGGATCTATTTCAATCACTATAAAATCAGCCTAGAATACTAACTAAATTAAGAAGAATACATAAACCGCAGCAAAAacctaaattaattaagcatAAACAAAACAGATCATATTCATTAGATCttaagaaattgaaagcaagGTGAAATTGGAACTGAGAGAAAGAAATCGAAGAAATGAATGAAAAGGAGAAACCTTGCAGGGGCGGCCTTTGATAACAATGTAACCGTTCTTACGGATAGTGCCGGCCTGCTGGGGGTAAGTCTTGGAGGCGCCGGCGTCGGCCTTTGACTCGAACTGGTGCTCCTCGTCAGACATCGTCGATATGGCCGGAAAGGGGAAAAGGATTGACTGGAATTGTGAGCAAGGACTAGAGCAATTTTTGGATATATAGGGTTTGAGGGGAATTTAGGGTTTTCACGTATCTCAGATTGATTGTGAGCCCTTGATTTCTTGGCGTCAAAACGACGCAGTCTTTATCTGGGCTTATGTCTGTTAACTTGacccaatttatttttatcatattcatCGGTatcgttttcttttttcacataatttatgaaattttgttaaagAGTAAGATAAGTGCAATGAGAATAAACTAGAAAagcgaataaaaaaaaaaagtaaaaaagaaaagggtaAAGGGTAAAtgaatgaaaagagaataaataaattcattttttattaaaagtagAAATGACACGGATAATGAAatatcccaaaaagaaatatgatcCAGCAAtagagggacggagggagtactatctCCATATTACTATCATATTTCCTTagtcccataagaatatgtattctttccttttaattactcctacaagaatatgcactttttaattttaaaaacttttttctctctaataagatAAGATTCATTTTTCGCTGATAATACTTCAGttactctttctttttatctctcttatttaattaattatgaaataaaacttGTGTCAAATCAAAAGTGCATACTCTTATGAAATGATTAGAGTacgtaaataaataaaataagaaaaaaaagtcatTACATATAGGATAGTAAAAGTAAAGCTGTATGCATAATAATCTGTcctcaaaatatatattccctccatcccattcaaatgattaatttctttttggccGTTGTTTTGCgaagatgataataaatagttaaggtggagagaaagtaaagtaagagatatattaatatagaaGATAGTCATATATACATTaatctattaattattttactttctctccactttaactatttattactccctctgtcccataaaaaaaaatgtgtacttccattttcgtccgtcccataaaattatgtgcattccatttttggaaagttatatTACTTTAATAATATAGGTCTCACTATCtactaatactattttaactaccattttcatcatttctcttactttaccatatcATTCccctcatctctcttactttatcaattttatcttaattctcGTGCCATACTCATTgaccatatttttatagggcggagggagtattatttttctcaaacaCGTGCCAAAAAGCAGTCAATCATTTGAgatgggacaaagggagtactagttttataattttgggttatctcctaaaattaaataaagtcaaattatgaaaagtttttaacCAGCTATAtaccactaataatacttcccctattttttctctctctctttcttactaCCTTCGTTCCACAGTAGTGGAAGCCTTCTTTCGACACACGagttaagaaaaattgttttaagtgagttaaataaaagaagaataaagtaggaaatgaaaattgtagagaaataaaaagagaataaagtaaaagagagtaaaaaagtgagaagaaatgtgttgactttactaaaatggaaaatgacttcatgatgcactattttttagcactaaataaacctgcaagtatacatagtatatatagtatagttaAAAAGGAGGTAGAAACATGTGCAAAATTGTCGGAGGcgaaatcaaataaaaaggaGTAAAAAGCGTGCAAACTGCGTGCAAACTGGTCAGTAGACCACACCACGGAGTCAGGAGGCTGCTTTAGAAATTCCTAAAGGCAAAAATGTCCAATCATTAAATAATGTAACCCATGAATTTGGTCCACACCACCCTATGAGTAGAGGGTCTTAAGAAGAAGCAGCAGCGCTTAATGCTAACATCTTCTTAGTTTAGTTAAAAAGCTCTCATAGGCACTTAACGCCACCACTTTCTTTGTTTAGATTAGTTTTG
The genomic region above belongs to Salvia hispanica cultivar TCC Black 2014 chromosome 3, UniMelb_Shisp_WGS_1.0, whole genome shotgun sequence and contains:
- the LOC125214133 gene encoding eukaryotic translation initiation factor 5A-4, whose amino-acid sequence is MSDEEHQFESKADAGASKTYPQQAGTIRKNGYIVIKGRPCKVVEVSTSKTGKHGHAKCHFVAIDIFTSKKLEDIVPSSHNCDVPHVNRTDYQLIDISEDGFVSLLTDSGNTKDDLRLPTDEALLTQIKDGFAEGKDLVVSVMSAMGEEQINALKDIGPK